From a region of the Lactuca sativa cultivar Salinas chromosome 4, Lsat_Salinas_v11, whole genome shotgun sequence genome:
- the LOC111911878 gene encoding polyphenol oxidase, chloroplastic, protein MAGIPTTPATFPMSLDKPTTVMVARPAKKEREKEEEEVLVIEGIEINRNEFVKFDVFINDEDEETAAGGGAEKAECAGSFVNVPHKHRNGHSGDGGKVKKTQLRIGISELLEDLGVEEDDEDVVVKLVPRCENVHVTIGGIKIENE, encoded by the coding sequence ATGGCCGGAATACCAACTACACCTGCCACTTTTCCGATGAGTCTAGACAAACCAACGACGGTGATGGTGGCGAGGCCAGCAAAGAAGGAAAGAGAgaaggaggaagaagaagtaTTGGTGATAGAAGGGATAGAAATCAATAGAAATGAGTTTGTGAAGTTTGATGTGTTCATTAACGATGAGGATGAGGAGACAGCGGCTGGTGGTGGGGCTGAGAAAGCTGAGTGTGCCGGTAGCTTTGTGAACGTGCCACATAAGCACAGGAACGGACATAGTGGTGATGGTGGGAAGGTGAAAAAGACACAGTTGAGAATTGGAATAAGTGAGTTATTGGAGGATTTGGGTGTCGAAGAAGATGACGAAGATGTGGTGGTGAAATTGGTGCCAaggtgtgaaaatgttcatgtcACAATTGGTGGTATTAAGATTGAGAATGagtga